In the genome of Takifugu rubripes chromosome 18, fTakRub1.2, whole genome shotgun sequence, one region contains:
- the cald1a gene encoding caldesmon 1a, producing MEEMDFERRRELRRQKREEMRLEAERMARNEDDEEEAARERRRRARQERLISREMEEPSGQTDSVVTANSHSVTETASRSYGGGAGDDEDQALLDRMAKREERRQRRLQEALERQRQQEAEGGESLAAEKDDAEEDRPSSRRRARYRDGEEAEEKTEMHGTRREEKGQEEAREEEEAAPGGGAEEEEEEEEEQKVEAVEDGLRRSYLRDQEADERDGGEVGREEQNGGLYEEEPTPKQHRTPERTLSRGSLRSPEAPADDDQDDAARLEAERKLEELKRRRDDAESEELERMRQRQQEAEAELEELKRKREERRKVLEEEERQKKQEEAERKAKEEEEKRKMKEEIERRRAEAAEKRQKVEDNVDGEDRPFKCVSPRGSSLKIGERAEFLNKSAQKSAVKTTHSPVVSKIDNRLEQYTSAAQRENKESRSPRSGAVDLPVVADSIRNIKSMWEKGNVFSSPGGGGGQFKEAAAMKTGVAGRINEWLNKTPESGKTSGGRPSDLKPVDVTNKRSLWENKGGSPTKVAGRAETKSVANGMGH from the exons GGAGGCTGAACG GATGGCGAGGAAtgaggatgacgaggaggaggcggcCCGGGAGAGGAGGCGCAGGGCTCGCCAGGAGAGGCTAATCAGCAGGGAGATGGAGGAGCCCAGCGGACAGACGGACAGTGTGGTCACCGCTAACAGCCACAG TGTGACAGAGACGGCGAGCAGATCTTACGGAGGCGGCGCCGGAGACGACGAGGACCAAGCCCTGCTGGACCGCATGGCCAAGCGCGAagagcggcggcagcggcgcctGCAGGAGGCGctggagaggcagaggcagcaggaagccgAGGGCGGCGAGAGCCTCGCCGCGGAGAAAGACGACGCGGAGGAGGACAGGCCGTCCTCCCGGCGCCGGGCTCGTTACCGTGATggcgaggaggcggaggagaagaCGGAGATGCACGGCacgaggagagaggagaagggccaggaggaggcgagggaggaggaagaggctgcaccgggaggaggagcggaggaggaggaggaggaggaggaggagcagaaggtggAAGCGGTGGAAGACGGTCTGAGAAGATCCTACCTGAGGGATCAG GAGGCTGATGAAAGAGACGGCGGCGAGGTGGGCAGGGAGGAGCAGAACGGAGGGCTGTACGAGGAGGAGCCCACCCCCAAACAGCACCGGACACCAGAGAGGACCCTCAG CCGAGGCAGCCTTCGCTCGCCCGAGGCGCCGGCGGACGACGACCAGGACGACGCGGCCCGCCTGGAGGCAGAGCgcaagctggaggagctgaagcggCGCCGCGACGACGCGGAGagcgaggagctggagaggatgaggcagcggcagcaggaggCCGAGgccgagctggaggagctgaagaggaagagggaggagaggaggaaggtgctggaggaggaggagaggcagaagaagcaggaggaggcggagaggaaaGCCAAAGAGGAG gaggagaagaggaagatgaaggaggagatcgagaggaggagagcggaggcGGCGGAGAAGAggcagaaggtggaggacaACGTGGACGGGGAGGACAGACCCTTCAAGTGCGTCAGCCCCCGAGGCTCCTCTCTGAAG ATCGGAGAGAGGGCGGAGTTCCTGAACAAGTCGGCACAGAAAAG CGCGGTGAAGACCACTCACTCCCCTGTGGTGTCCAAGATTGACAACCGGCTGGAACAGTACACCTCAGCTGCTCAG AGGGAGAACAAGGAGTCCCGATCCCCTCGCTCCGGAGCAGTGGATCTCCCCGTGGTCGCCGACAGCATACGAAACATCAAGAGCATGTGGGAGAAAGGCAACGTGTTCTCCTcgcccggcggcggcggcggtcaGTTCAAG gaagcagctgcgaTGAAGACGGGCGTGGCCGGCCGCATCAACGAGTGGCTCAACAAAACCCCAGAGAGCGGCAAAACGTCCGGGGGGCGGCCATCG GATCTGAAGCCCGTCGACGTCACCAACAAGAGGAGTTTATGGGAAAATAAAGGCGGCTCGCCAACCAAG GTGGCGGGCCGAGCGGAGACCAAATCAGTCGCCAACG